The Candidatus Bathyarchaeia archaeon genome contains a region encoding:
- a CDS encoding aminotransferase class V-fold PLP-dependent enzyme has product MDLERIRSLFPVVRNKIFLNHAAQSPLPKPVADAMHQYVEDYANFGASPLESSDLGKSLFARLVGAKPEEIALVENTSVGLNIAANVLNYPRGSKIVTTDLEYPSVVYPWLKGSLNVKVDYVRNVGGKVLLEDFEKAVDDKTVAVVISHVEYVNGFRNDLRALSEIAHSHGAVLIVDAIQSAGVIPIDVKRDGVDFLACACYKWLLGPAGAAYLYVRGDLIENLEPPYVGWASVKKEIFETVDFWDIWSLRLSETASRFEVGTPSTVSFVGAAEAMKMLLNFGIENVERRVLKLTDYLIEMAKALGLGLQTPEEPQHRSGIVNFKIDKPKEVADQLKHNNIVVSARAHGIRVSPHFYNTEAEIDRLVEEVKKCKS; this is encoded by the coding sequence TTGGATTTGGAGAGAATTCGCAGCCTTTTTCCAGTGGTTAGAAACAAGATTTTCTTGAATCATGCTGCGCAGTCTCCGCTTCCCAAGCCCGTGGCGGACGCCATGCATCAATATGTGGAGGACTATGCGAATTTTGGGGCTTCGCCACTGGAATCCTCGGATCTTGGCAAGTCTTTGTTTGCGAGGCTTGTAGGCGCAAAGCCGGAAGAAATTGCCCTCGTGGAGAACACCTCTGTGGGCTTGAACATCGCTGCCAATGTGCTTAATTATCCGCGTGGCTCAAAGATTGTCACCACGGATTTGGAGTATCCCTCGGTGGTTTATCCATGGCTAAAAGGAAGCTTGAATGTTAAGGTTGATTATGTGCGGAATGTTGGCGGCAAGGTTCTGCTGGAGGATTTTGAGAAGGCTGTAGACGACAAAACCGTGGCGGTTGTGATTAGCCATGTTGAATACGTTAATGGTTTCCGGAATGACCTACGGGCTTTAAGTGAAATCGCCCACAGCCACGGCGCAGTCCTCATTGTGGATGCCATCCAATCGGCGGGTGTAATCCCAATAGACGTGAAAAGGGACGGAGTGGACTTTTTGGCGTGTGCATGCTACAAGTGGCTTTTGGGTCCAGCTGGCGCCGCATACTTGTATGTGCGAGGGGACTTAATCGAAAATTTGGAGCCTCCTTATGTGGGGTGGGCAAGCGTAAAAAAGGAGATCTTCGAAACCGTTGATTTTTGGGACATTTGGAGTTTGAGGCTTTCGGAGACAGCGAGCCGCTTCGAGGTTGGCACGCCGAGCACTGTAAGCTTTGTGGGCGCCGCCGAAGCCATGAAAATGCTACTAAACTTCGGAATAGAAAACGTCGAGAGAAGGGTGCTGAAGCTAACAGACTATCTCATTGAGATGGCTAAGGCGCTTGGACTAGGGCTTCAAACTCCAGAAGAACCGCAGCACCGCTCCGGAATAGTCAACTTCAAAATTGACAAGCCAAAGGAAGTTGCAGATCAATTGAAACATAATAACATTGTTGTTTCCGCCAGAGCCCATGGCATAAGAGTTTCACCCCACTTCTACAATACGGAGGCAGAAATAGACCGACTTGTAGAAGAAGTCAAAAAGTGCAAAAGTTGA
- a CDS encoding YbjQ family protein, translating into MSEIIVVTTPEIPGYEILKVLGPVHGITVRTRGVGGKIVASIEGLFGGEVSSYTSECEKARIESLNRLIENARRMGANAVIGADFETSDILQGTATVFAAYGTAVIAKPKEKKE; encoded by the coding sequence ATGAGCGAAATAATAGTTGTCACGACACCAGAAATCCCAGGCTACGAAATCTTAAAAGTGCTTGGACCAGTGCATGGCATAACCGTGCGAACCAGGGGGGTTGGTGGAAAAATAGTTGCAAGTATTGAGGGACTATTCGGCGGGGAGGTATCCTCCTACACATCTGAATGTGAAAAGGCGAGAATAGAATCGCTGAATAGGCTCATTGAGAATGCCCGGAGGATGGGCGCCAACGCCGTTATAGGCGCAGACTTCGAGACAAGTGATATTCTCCAAGGAACAGCCACCGTGTTCGCAGCCTACGGCACAGCCGTCATAGCGAAGCCCAAAGAGAAAAAAGAGTAG
- a CDS encoding histone deacetylase has translation MSERVVMTSHEKFKQYDLGEGHPFRGDRFVNAINFFREHGLLSLPNLTIVESKPASKEDLLRVHDEGYVDLIFRLASEGKPYDIETPVSPQILEAALLIVGGALECGRAIYGGEAKRGISLGGGFHHAGRGYGGGFCLFNDIAVLIEYLRAEKGVKRFLVLDYDVHAGNGTSDIYYRDPTVLFISIHQDPRTLYPGTGFTWQIGEGEGKGYNVNVPLPPGTGDASYLYALREIFAPLAEEFKPDIIIANGGSDSHFADMLGDLSLTARGFFALSSLIRETAHRVCGGRLVMLVGSGYNPKVLPLCWYALAAGAIGLQSFELKEPYTPPVEPPFVRKKVEGVIGELKSLLREWWTCFR, from the coding sequence TTGAGTGAAAGGGTTGTTATGACTTCCCATGAAAAGTTTAAGCAGTACGATCTCGGGGAGGGGCACCCCTTTCGGGGAGATCGCTTCGTGAACGCCATTAACTTTTTCAGGGAGCATGGTCTCCTAAGCCTCCCCAACTTGACGATTGTTGAGTCTAAGCCAGCGTCCAAGGAAGATTTGCTTAGGGTTCATGACGAAGGATATGTGGATTTAATTTTCCGCCTGGCATCTGAGGGTAAACCCTATGACATTGAAACTCCCGTTTCGCCGCAGATTCTTGAGGCAGCCCTGCTCATCGTGGGTGGCGCTTTGGAGTGCGGCAGAGCCATTTACGGCGGAGAGGCGAAGAGGGGTATTTCACTTGGAGGGGGCTTCCATCATGCTGGGAGGGGTTATGGTGGGGGCTTCTGCCTCTTCAACGACATAGCGGTTCTCATTGAATACTTGAGGGCTGAAAAGGGTGTGAAAAGGTTCCTCGTGTTGGATTATGATGTTCACGCTGGAAATGGCACCAGCGACATTTACTACCGCGATCCCACGGTGCTTTTTATATCCATCCATCAGGATCCGAGGACGCTTTATCCGGGCACAGGATTCACGTGGCAAATAGGTGAGGGTGAGGGAAAAGGCTACAATGTTAATGTGCCGCTTCCGCCGGGAACAGGAGATGCTTCATACCTATATGCCCTAAGGGAGATTTTTGCTCCATTGGCTGAGGAGTTTAAGCCGGACATTATAATTGCTAATGGGGGAAGCGACTCGCATTTCGCCGACATGCTTGGAGATTTGAGCCTCACAGCCCGAGGCTTTTTTGCATTATCCAGTTTGATAAGGGAGACAGCCCATAGGGTCTGCGGTGGAAGGCTTGTCATGCTTGTCGGAAGCGGCTACAATCCGAAGGTTTTGCCCCTCTGCTGGTATGCCCTTGCAGCTGGAGCCATAGGACTCCAGAGCTTTGAATTGAAGGAGCCTTACACCCCGCCTGTTGAGCCGCCCTTTGTTCGGAAAAAGGTTGAAGGGGTTATTGGAGAGCTGAAGAGTCTGCTTAGGGAATGGTGGACTTGCTTCAGGTAG
- a CDS encoding CdvA-like protein — translation MKAALHLIAMKMLGFNSQQYLCILTNVIFGWWFIRAGVVKLFSWRHSFERISSEYETILKKRQALSSLFNSGKISQSTFELFDREIEEALAEVEKQKRVLLERMASKVREVEEQIRILEKLLANYEIQHVSGEVDEETYQREIALLSIGLENARRELNAIKETMDKLAGASIPKKVEPVVQQTTEIKTAEVLEVGGVEASAELKTETQTMAGDVNVSETSKVETPTGEEAEKGNVESSG, via the coding sequence TTGAAGGCTGCTTTGCACCTAATTGCTATGAAAATGTTAGGTTTTAACAGCCAGCAATATCTCTGCATATTAACAAATGTTATTTTTGGCTGGTGGTTCATTAGAGCCGGTGTTGTAAAATTGTTTTCGTGGAGACACTCCTTTGAAAGAATAAGCAGCGAGTACGAAACCATTTTGAAAAAGAGGCAGGCGCTGAGCAGCTTATTTAATAGTGGCAAGATATCCCAGTCCACCTTTGAGCTCTTCGACAGAGAGATAGAGGAAGCCTTAGCGGAGGTTGAAAAACAGAAGAGGGTTTTGCTGGAGCGGATGGCTTCTAAGGTGAGGGAGGTTGAGGAGCAGATTAGGATTCTTGAGAAGTTGCTGGCGAATTATGAGATTCAACATGTCAGCGGGGAGGTAGACGAGGAAACCTATCAGAGGGAAATCGCCCTCCTCTCCATAGGCCTTGAAAATGCAAGGCGAGAGTTGAACGCGATCAAGGAGACCATGGACAAGCTTGCAGGGGCAAGCATCCCGAAAAAGGTGGAGCCCGTTGTGCAGCAGACCACTGAAATAAAGACCGCTGAGGTGTTAGAGGTAGGTGGAGTTGAGGCTTCAGCGGAACTAAAGACGGAAACGCAGACCATGGCTGGGGACGTAAACGTGTCAGAGACGTCCAAAGTTGAAACGCCGACAGGTGAAGAGGCCGAAAAGGGAAACGTGGAAAGCTCGGGATAG
- a CDS encoding PadR family transcriptional regulator, with translation MRKGPMSGYDVISFIHNKFNLLVSSGTVYSLLYSLERNGLIEGSWDERKRVYRLTEKGAKTIETILNANDKIKNFITNLLTFIPLFFLA, from the coding sequence CTGCGAAAAGGCCCCATGAGCGGCTACGACGTCATATCCTTCATTCACAACAAATTCAACCTACTCGTGAGCTCAGGCACAGTTTACTCGCTCCTATACTCGCTTGAAAGAAACGGTCTCATCGAAGGCTCGTGGGATGAGCGCAAACGCGTTTACCGGCTAACGGAGAAAGGCGCAAAAACAATAGAGACGATACTAAACGCCAACGATAAAATCAAAAACTTCATAACAAACCTCCTAACCTTCATACCCCTATTCTTCTTAGCCTAA